Proteins encoded in a region of the Podarcis muralis chromosome 2, rPodMur119.hap1.1, whole genome shotgun sequence genome:
- the LOC144326769 gene encoding uncharacterized protein LOC144326769, whose translation MSLIPGLIKDPDVVLAGLLYNQSGLFAAPPIEMNDIPYRYLRYTRTTKGLCFCCHATGVWNSKWKYWPQVKYHMDKGWLGNYTQCSDKFWLWGSHNASYQGNTTSSDLYPYFPQYSVNFTGQGSICSGWMIKDPNLWFLYDGLATNFHPGNFQCVGVGAFTFPVAVEVNHKVPHLASRRKRAALGDHCEDEIYLANSVGSVGGGFIGFLSMGIYPGVVAEQNRKALFALTCRLEKTINATTHVLRSLQSEVEDLNQLTMTHRLVLDYLLARAGGFCKIVPKGRCQVKFHDLNKTIEDQLQKLQSLVADNTPTQNPWEKVWSWIPGEGWVHGILTALAIGGIVFLLFLSVIPCCLSLLRGMIARNVKHLTDPHIMAIYRALPPVPDEPEEDDGYERMHREQVPMPGEQVPVQEQAPLQEATVYSDVLSGVQAQESDESSL comes from the coding sequence ATGTCCCTTATACCTGGTTTAATCAAGGATCCTGATGTCGTGCTGGCAGGCCTACTTTACAATCAGAGTGGTCTCTTTGCAGCCccacctattgaaatgaatgacatCCCCTACAGATATCTCAGATACACCAGAACCACAAAAGGTCTATGTTTTTGCTGTCATGCCACTGGAGTATGGAATTCCAAATGGAAGTATTGGCCCCAAGTTAAGTACCACATGGACAAAGGATGGCTGGGAAATTATACCCAATGCTCGGATAAATTTTGGCTTTGGGGCTCCCACAATGCCTCCTACCAGGGCAATACTACCTCTTCAGATCTGTACCCATACTTTCCTCAATATTCGGTTAATTTCACCGGACAAGGGTCCATTTGTTCTGGTTGGATGATTAAAGATCCTAACCTCTGGTTTCTATATGATGGATTGGCAACAAATTTCCACCCAGGAAATTTCCAGTGTGTTGGAGTGGGGGCATTTACCTTTCCGGTTGCAGTGGAGGTCAATCACAAGGTACCTCATCTTGCAAGCAGACGGAAAAGGGCGGCCCTGGGCGACCACTGTGAAGATGAAATTTATCTGGCAAATTCTGTAGGGAGCGTTGGGGGTGGATttataggattcctctcaatggGGATTTACCCAGGAGTAGTTGCTGAGCAAAATAGAAAGGCACTGTTTGCTCTTACATGCAGGCTGGAGAAAACTATCAATGCCACCACCCATGTCTTGCGCTCCTTGCAGTCAGAGGTTGAGGATTTGAACCAACTGACAATGACCCATAGATTGGTTTTGGACTACCTCCTTGCACGAGCAGGCGGTTTTTGTAAAATTGTCCCAAAAGGTCGGTGCCAGGTTAAATTCCACGACCTCAACAAGACAATTGAGGACCAATTGCAAAAACTGCAGTCTCTGGTAGCTGACAACACACCCACCCAGAATCCCTGGGAAAAGGTATGGTCGTGGATACCAGGAGAGGGGTGGGTGCATGGCATTCTGACCGCCTTAGCCATAGGAGGaattgtttttctgttgtttctttctgtAATCCCTTGTTGTCTGTCTTTGCTTAGGGGAATGATAGCCCGCAATGTTAAGCATCTCACTGACCCTCACATTATGGCAATATACAGAGCTTTGCCCCCAGTGCCAGATGAGCCAGAGGAAGACGATGGTTATGAGCGAATGCATAGGGAGCAGGTCCCAATGCCTGGGGAACAGGTCCCAGTGCAGGAACAGGCCCCATTGCAGGAAGCAACGGTTTACTCTGATGTCCTGAGTGGTGTTCAAGCTCAGGAGTCAGATGAATCTTCTCTCTGA